From Penicillium psychrofluorescens genome assembly, chromosome: 6, one genomic window encodes:
- a CDS encoding uncharacterized protein (ID:PFLUO_009098-T1.cds;~source:funannotate) produces MADEDKAEGHSSAVDVEKTTNRLEKHSHDADEALKAFEGIQGDALELDEATNRRLLRTIDWHIMPIMCVIYGMNYLDRYLAWEYPTSRLLQRLPLGKYSAACILIWGLILSCFAAVQSYAGAIAIRFFLGVFEAAVTPGFALLTSQWYTKREQGSRVNIWFSFNGFGQILGGLVAYGIAVGTEKHGAAIESWKIVYLVMGLLTIVLGLVFLWIIPDNQLNARWLSKEDRVLAVARVRINQQGIGNKHFKMYQMKEALLDPMSWAFFFYALLADIPNGGISNFFSQLITSFGYTEEQSLLYGTPGGAVEVVSLLMNGYIGHITGQRILASLGGLVTSIVGMVLIVALPLTNKVGRLIGYYMTQASPTPFVALLSLVSSNVAGYTKKTTVAAMYLIGYCAGNIIGPQTFRPTDAPRYVPAEITIIICWGVCLVLLVGVWYWYKRENRLKAEVRAQPGYLRLENQEWLDLTDRENPEFVYSL; encoded by the exons AtggccgacgaagacaaaGCAGAGGGCCATTCGTCCGCTGTGGATGTGGAGAAAACCACCAATCGGCTGGAGAAGCACTCGCATGATGCCGACGAGGCGCTCAAGGCCTTTGAGGGCATCCAGGGggatgcgctcgagctggacgaggCGACGAATCGGCGACTGTTGAGGACTATCGATTGGCATATTATGCCGATTATGTGTGTGATCTATGGGATGAATTATCTGGACA GATATCTCGCCTGGGAGTATCCGACCagccgcctcctccagcgcctcccCCTGGGCAAATACTCCGCCGCCTGCATCCTGATCTGGGGTCTGATTCTGAGCTGCTTCGCCGCCGTGCAAAGCTACGCGggcgccatcgccatccgcttcttcctcggcgtgTTCGAAGCGGCCGTGACGCCGGGGTTTGCGCTGTTGACTTCGCAG TGGTACACCAAACGAGAACAAGGTAGCCGGGTCAACATCTGGTTCAGCTTCAATGGCTTCGGACAGATCCTCGGCGGGCTCGTGGCCTACGGGATCGCCGTCGGTACCGAGAAGCACGGCGCCGCGATCGAGTCCTGGAAGATCGTGTACCTAGTCATGGGTCTGCTGACCATCGTGCTGGGTCTGGTGTTTCTGTGGATTATCCCGGATAACCAGCTGAATGCGCGGTGGCTGAGCAAGGAAGACCGCGTGCTGGCTGTGGCCAGGGTGCGCATCAACCAGCAGGGTATCGGCAATAAGCATTTCAAGATGTATCAGATGAAAGAGGCTCTCTTGGATCCCATGTCGTgggctttctttttctatgCCCTGTTGGCGGATATTCCGAATGGCGGGATCAGTAATTTCTTCAGCCAGCTG ATCACCAGCTTCGGATATACGGAAGAACAGAGCCTTCTATATGGCACGCCGGGCGGCGCGGTCGAAGTGGTTTCGCTGCTCATGAACGGGTACATCGGGCACATCACCGGGCAGCGGATCCTCGCCAGTCTCGGCGGGCTGGTCACGTCCATCGTGGGGATGGTTCTGATCGTCGCGCTCCCGCTCACGAACAAAGTCGGCCGTCTGATCGGGTACTACATGACGCAGGCGAGCCCGACGCCGTTCGTGGCACTGCTGTCCCTGGTCTCGTCGAATGTGGCTGGGTATACGAAGAAGACGACTGTGGCAGCCATGTATCTGATCGGATACTGCGCGGGGAATATCATCG GACCCCAAACCTTCCGCCCCACGGATGCCCCGCGCTACGTCCCCGCCGAGATCACAATTATCATCTGCTGGGGCGTGTGTCTGGTTCTATTGGTCGGCGTGTGGTACTGGTATAAGCGGGAGAATCGACTCAAGGCAGAGGTTCGGGCCCAGCCGGGCTATCTGCGCTTGGAGAATCAGGA ATGGCTCGATTTGACGGACCGGGAGAACCCTGAATTTGTATATTCGCTGTAG
- a CDS encoding uncharacterized protein (ID:PFLUO_009096-T1.cds;~source:funannotate) — protein MVSITVPNNYGAVIAVGLGAIPVLSFIHGGITGSCRKKAQVPYPHSYATVEQCKANPSAEQFNCAQRAHANFLENAPQTMLFTLVAGLKYPEYATAIGATWVAMRCLFLYGYVYSGKPQGKGRMMGGFFWLAQGALWGLSVFGVGRDLL, from the exons ATGGTCTCCATCACAGTCCCCAACAACTACGG TGCCGTCATCGCGGTCGGCCTCGGCGCCATCCCCGTCCTGAGCTTCATCCACGGTGGAATCACTGGTAGCTGCCGTAAGAAGGCCCAAGTGCCCTACCCGCACAGCTACGCCACCGTTGAGCAGTGCAAGGCGAAT CCCTCGGCCGAGCAGTTCAACTGCGCCCAGCGCGCCCACGCCAACTTCCTCGAGAACGCCCCGCAGACTATGCTCTTTACCCTCGTCGCTGGCCTGAAGTACCCCGAGTATGCGACGGCCATTGGCGCTACGTGGGTGGCCATGCGCTGTCTGTTCCTGTATGGCTATGTCTACTCGGGCAAGCCGCAGGGCAAGGGACGCATGATGGGTGGGTTTTTCTGGTTGGCGCAGGGTGCGCTGTGGGGATTGAGTGTGTTTGGCGTTGGACGCGACTTGCTGTAA
- a CDS encoding uncharacterized protein (ID:PFLUO_009097-T1.cds;~source:funannotate): MSSKSHLTYGARARTHPNPLARRLFEVAEAKQSNVTVSADVTTTQELLDLADRLGPYIAVIKTHIDILSDFSSETITGLQALASKHNFLIFEDRKFIDIGNTVQKQYHGGALRISEWAHIINCAVLPGEGIVQALAQTAQAPDFPHGPERGLLILAEMTSKGSLATGAYTAASVDYARNYPSFVLGFVSTRSLGEAEGTTVAPSEEEDFVVFTTGVNLSSKGDKLGQQYQTPQSAIGRGADFIIAGRGIYAAPDAVDAARQYQQQGWAAYLARVQ; encoded by the exons ATGTCCTCCAAATCGCACTTGACATACGGCGCTCGCGCCCGGACACACCCCAATCCACTGGCTCGCCGACTCTTCGAGGTCGCCGAAGCCAAGCAGAGCAATGTGACGGTGTCGGCCGACGTGACCACCACCCAGGAACTGCTTGACCTAGCCGACC GCCTCGGCCCCTACATCGCCGTGATCAAAACCcacatcgacatcctctCCGACTTTAGCAGCGAAACAATCACGGGCCTCCAAGCCCTCGCGTCGAAACACAacttcctcatcttcgaagACCGCAAGTTCATCGACATCGGCAACACCGTCCAAAAACAATATCACGGCGGCGCCCTCCGCATCTCCGAATGGGCGCACATCATCAACTGCGCCGTTCTCCCCGGCGAAGGCATCGTGCAGGCCCTCGCGCAAACCGCCCAGGCCCCGGACTTCCCGCACGGCCCGGAGCgcggcctcctcatcctggCGGAGATGACTTCGAAGGGATCGCTCGCGACGGGCGCGTACACGGCTGCCTCGGTGGATTACGCGCGCAACTACCCGTCGTTTGTGCTGGGGTTTGTTTCGACTCGGTCACTGGGTGAGGCTGAGGGTACTACGGTTGCGccatcggaggaggaggactTTGTCGTCTTCACGACCGGGGTTAATCTCTCTTCCAAGGGCGATAAGCTCGGCCAGCAGTATCAGACGCCGCAGTCGGCCATTGGGCGCGGTGCGGACTTTATCATTGCTGGGCGGGGCATCTATGCAGCGCCGGATGCCGTTGACGCGGCGAGGCAGTATCAGCAACAAGGCTGGGCGGCGTATCTGGCGCGTGTTCAATAA
- a CDS encoding uncharacterized protein (ID:PFLUO_009095-T1.cds;~source:funannotate), with the protein MTQTEATKTASSQSTHAAAETIVNAALSSSQSKPRRSKYRHVAAYHLKQRHSSLSRDANVTPSFLGFRNLMVLVLVAMNLRLIIENFMKYGVLICIKCHDYRRQDLILGSILFALVPCHLFVAYLIESAAAGAAKKTIGLQKKTAEEKEYDQKVFQSTWPYTAFLHTANATLCLAVTSFVVYFYIHHPGIGTICELHAIIVWLKNCSFAFTNRDLRLALLNPSADPGLPEIYSSCPYPRNITISNLSYFWLAPTLVYQPVYPRTSSIRWSFVAKRLAEFAGLSVFIWLLSAQYAAPVLRNSIEKIAVMDIASILERVMKLSTISLVIWLAGFFALFQALMNALAEVMRFGDREFYTDWWNSSSLGMYWRSWNRPVYLFMKRHVYSPLVGRGWSPLAASGVVFALSAILHEMLVGIPTHNFIGVAFAGMMFQLPLIVLTAPLEKKRDPLGKTIGNCIFWVSFCLVGQPLGALLYFFAWQAKYGSVSKMRP; encoded by the exons ATGACGCAGACCGAAGCCACGAAGACGGCGTCGTCTCAATCGACGCATGCAGCAGCCGAGACAATTGTAAACGCTGCGCTGAGCTCATCGCAGTCCAAGCCCCGGCGTAGCAAGTATCGACATGTGGCTGCCTATCACTTGAAGCAGAGACATTCCAGTCTCAGTCGCGATGCGAATGTGACGCCCAGTTTTCTGGGGTTTAGGAATCTGATGGTGCTGGTCCTCG TGGCGATGAATCTGCGATTGATCATTGAGAACTTCATGAAG TATGGAGTTCTAATCTGCATCAAATGCCACGACTACCGCAGACAAGACCTGATCCTAGGCTCGATTCTCTTCGCATTGGTGCCGTGCCATTTATTCGTGGCCTATCTGATCGAGTCGGCCgccgcaggagcagccaAAAAGACCATTGGCCTGCAGAAAAAgaccgccgaagaaaaggaataCGACCAAAAGGTGTTCCAATCCACCTGGCCCTATACGGCCTTTCTGCATACAGCGAATGCCACCCTGTGTCTGGCCGTCACCAGCTTCGTGGTCTATTTCTATATCCACCACCCAGGCATCGGGACCATTTGCGAGTTGCACGCCATCATTGTCTGGCTAAAGAACTGCTCCTTTGCGTTCACCAATCGGGACCTGCGTCTCGCGCTACTCAATCCCTCTGCCGACCCGGGTCTGCCGGAGATTTACTCATCGTGTCCATACCCGCGCAACATCACCATTAGCAACCTGAGCTACTTCTGGCTCGCGCCGACCCTGGTCTACCAGCCCGTCTACCCGCGCACCTCATCCATCCGCTGGTCCTTTGTTGCGAAGCGCCTGGCAGAATTCGCAGGTCTCTCGGTATTCATTTGGCTCCTCTCGGCGCAATACGCGGCCCCCGTCCTGCGCAACTCGATCGAAAAGATCGCCGTTATGGACATCGCCTCCATTCTGGAGCGTGTGATGAAATTGTCCACAATTTCGCTGGTCATTTGGCTCGCCGGGTTCTTTGCCCTGTTCCAGGCCCTCATGAACGCACTGGCCGAGGTGATGCGGTTTGGAGACCGCGAGTTTTACACGGATTGGTGGAACAGCTCGAGTCTGGGTATGTATTGGAGGTCATGGAATCGACCGGTATACCTCTTCATGAAGCGACATGTCTATTCGCCGCTCGTCGGCCGGGGCTGGAGTCCGCTGGCGGCGAGCGGGGTGGTGTTTGCGCTGTCGGCCATTCTGCACGAGATGCTGGTGGGCATTCCCACGCATAATTTCATTG GAGTCGCATTCGCGGGGATGATGTTCCAGCTACCCCTGATCGTCCTCACCGCGCCTTTGGAGAAAAAGCGCGATCCGCTGGGCAAGACGATCGGGAACTGTATTTTCTGGGTGAGCTTCTGTCTTGTGGGCCAGCCCCTCGGGGCGCTCTTGTACTTTTTCGCGTGGCAGGCCAAGTACGGCAGCGTGAGCAAGATGCGGCCGTAA